One genomic region from Spirulina subsalsa PCC 9445 encodes:
- a CDS encoding PstS family phosphate ABC transporter substrate-binding protein: protein MALTSSLKTSALSVASALLLAACNQAQSQTPQPIRIDGSSTVYPITQAVVEEFQAQSQTKEQGTKPPAQITVEISGTSGGFRKFCRGETQISGASRPINQEEIVACRDNKVPYLEIPVAFDALTVVVNPQNNWIDSITLQELKTLWHPNAEGQIRNWNQIRSSLPDRPINLFGADVDSGTYDYFNEAVMAEIKVSRKDYVGNEDDNLTVQAVSQDVNAMGYFGLAYYEQNQHRLKALAIDNGKGEVLPSRETVADATYQPLGRPLFIYVNLAMAQKNPALQDFIQFYLDNGERIAEKIGYIPLPEEAYELGKIILYKGEVGTVFGGKSQFDLTLPDMLRQPAKF, encoded by the coding sequence ATGGCCTTAACAAGCTCACTCAAAACCAGCGCCCTCAGTGTCGCCTCTGCCCTTCTTCTGGCCGCTTGTAATCAAGCTCAGTCCCAAACACCCCAACCCATCCGCATTGATGGTTCTAGCACCGTCTACCCCATCACTCAAGCAGTAGTTGAGGAATTCCAAGCCCAGAGTCAAACCAAGGAACAAGGCACAAAACCCCCCGCTCAGATTACGGTGGAAATCTCCGGCACCAGTGGGGGATTTAGAAAATTCTGCCGGGGGGAAACCCAAATTAGTGGGGCCTCTCGTCCCATTAATCAAGAGGAAATTGTGGCCTGTCGGGATAATAAAGTTCCCTATCTAGAAATTCCCGTTGCTTTTGATGCTTTAACCGTTGTGGTGAACCCACAAAATAACTGGATTGATAGCATCACCTTACAGGAGTTAAAAACCCTCTGGCATCCCAACGCGGAAGGGCAAATCCGAAACTGGAATCAAATCCGTTCTAGTTTACCGGACCGTCCGATTAATCTTTTTGGAGCTGATGTAGATTCCGGCACCTACGACTATTTTAATGAGGCTGTAATGGCTGAAATTAAAGTCAGTCGTAAAGATTATGTGGGGAATGAAGATGATAATTTAACCGTTCAAGCAGTGAGTCAAGATGTTAACGCAATGGGCTATTTTGGCTTGGCTTACTATGAACAAAACCAACACCGCTTAAAGGCGTTAGCTATTGACAACGGGAAAGGCGAAGTTTTACCCTCACGGGAAACGGTAGCGGATGCTACCTATCAACCCTTGGGTCGTCCTTTGTTTATCTATGTCAATTTGGCAATGGCACAGAAAAATCCCGCGTTGCAAGACTTTATTCAGTTTTATCTGGATAATGGGGAACGAATTGCTGAAAAAATTGGCTATATTCCTCTGCCGGAAGAAGCCTATGAGTTGGGAAAGATCATCCTCTATAAGGGCGAAGTGGGAACGGTTTTTGGGGGAAAATCTCAATTTGATCTCACCTTACCCGATATGTTACGTCAACCTGCTAAATTTTAG
- a CDS encoding AraC family transcriptional regulator, whose amino-acid sequence MPLVLVKNRKSGVGSRELGVGSWELGVGVGAQCLRPRELGVEESRIIPYSLSPSPLFPVP is encoded by the coding sequence TTGCCGCTCGTCCTTGTCAAGAATAGGAAGTCGGGAGTCGGGAGTCGGGAGTTGGGGGTGGGGAGTTGGGAGTTGGGAGTCGGTGTAGGGGCGCAATGCTTGCGCCCTAGGGAGTTGGGAGTCGAGGAATCAAGAATTATTCCCTATTCCCTCTCCCCCTCCCCCCTGTTCCCTGTTCCCTAA
- a CDS encoding ArsR/SmtB family transcription factor codes for MQLSSPSDATTLQASFQALSDPLRLQIIDLLRAEELCVCELGDRLTVAQSKLSFHLKILKSANLILPRQEGRWIYYRLNLSQFVVLEQYFAELRRFSPIIAARPCQE; via the coding sequence ATGCAACTATCCTCTCCTAGTGATGCCACCACCCTACAAGCTAGTTTTCAGGCTTTATCCGATCCCCTACGGCTGCAAATCATCGACCTCCTGCGGGCTGAGGAGTTGTGTGTTTGCGAATTAGGCGATCGCCTCACCGTTGCCCAGTCTAAACTGTCCTTTCACCTCAAAATCCTCAAATCCGCCAATCTCATCCTCCCTCGTCAAGAGGGACGCTGGATTTATTACCGCCTCAATCTGAGTCAATTTGTGGTTTTAGAGCAGTATTTCGCCGAATTACGCCGTTTTAGCCCCATTATTGCCGCTCGTCCTTGTCAAGAATAG